A window from Desulfallas thermosapovorans DSM 6562 encodes these proteins:
- the galE gene encoding UDP-glucose 4-epimerase GalE — protein MNVLVTGGAGYIGSHVVKELLKRDYLVVTLDNLSKGHRDAVTGGVFVQGDCGDSVLVGELVKQYRINAVVHLAADSLVGESMTRPDKYCRNNLSNGVEFLTALVQAGVRQFILSSTAAVYGEPEYTPIDEAHTTRPINVYGGTKLMLEQILNWYEQAFGLRYVALRYFNAAGADPEGNIGEDHDPETHLIPLIMQAALGKRDKITIYGTDYPTPDGTCLRDYIHVSDLAVAHILALQALEAGAASAVYNLGNERGHSVREVVDAVRRVTGQDFTVEEGPHREGDPAVLVASSRKIKECLNWQPRYGELEDIIRTAWAWHSSHPGGYPKNKPGR, from the coding sequence ATGAATGTGTTGGTAACCGGAGGTGCCGGGTATATCGGTAGCCATGTGGTAAAAGAACTGCTAAAGCGGGATTACCTGGTGGTCACGCTGGATAATTTGAGTAAGGGTCACCGGGACGCTGTGACCGGCGGGGTGTTCGTGCAGGGGGACTGCGGCGACAGTGTGCTGGTTGGTGAACTGGTCAAACAATACCGAATTAACGCTGTTGTGCACTTGGCTGCGGATAGCCTGGTGGGGGAATCCATGACCAGGCCGGATAAATACTGCCGGAATAACCTGAGTAACGGTGTGGAATTTCTTACTGCTCTGGTGCAGGCGGGGGTGCGGCAGTTTATTCTGTCGTCCACGGCCGCGGTTTACGGCGAACCCGAATATACACCCATTGATGAAGCCCACACCACCCGCCCGATAAATGTTTACGGCGGTACTAAACTGATGTTGGAGCAAATACTGAATTGGTATGAGCAGGCATTCGGGTTGCGTTATGTTGCATTGCGTTATTTCAACGCCGCCGGTGCCGACCCCGAAGGCAATATCGGCGAAGACCACGATCCGGAGACGCATTTGATTCCTTTGATAATGCAGGCGGCTCTGGGCAAACGGGACAAGATAACAATTTACGGCACGGATTATCCCACCCCTGATGGCACCTGCCTGCGGGATTACATTCACGTTTCCGATTTGGCCGTAGCCCATATACTGGCGCTTCAGGCACTTGAGGCGGGCGCCGCTTCCGCTGTATATAATCTGGGCAATGAACGGGGCCACTCGGTGCGCGAAGTGGTGGATGCCGTGCGACGGGTAACAGGGCAAGATTTTACGGTGGAGGAAGGGCCGCACCGGGAGGGCGACCCTGCCGTGCTGGTGGCCAGTTCGCGCAAAATAAAGGAATGTCTAAACTGGCAACCGCGTTACGGTGAACTGGAGGATATCATACGCACAGCCTGGGCGTGGCACAGCAGTCATCCCGGCGGTTACCCCAAAAACAAACCTGGTCGCTAA